GTCTCTTTCAGGTCGGCCCAGCCGCTTTCGAAATCGGCGTTCACTGCGTCTACGACCGCAATGGTTGGCGGAATCTGGAGTCTCTCGAGGCGTTTGGCGAGTTTGTTCGCGTGGTGTCGTTGCTGCATATGATCGCCACCGACGAGGACCCAGAGGTCGATATCCGATTGGCGGTCGGCCTCCCCTCGGGCAACGCTCCCGAACAGGATGATACCCAGGACGTCGTCGAGTTCGTCTTCCAGATAGTGGTACGCGACGCGCACGGGCGTCTGGAAGTTCGTTTGTGGGATGCTACGAATCGGGTCGTCCGGGTTGTCGAGTCGCTCCCTGTTGATGTGGACCCGCCGCGCATTGCCCTTGTGAAACGTCTCGACAAGCTCATTCGCCTCAAGGACGTCGACAGCTTCGCGGGTCGCCCGCTCGCTGAGGGGAACGACCTTCGAGAGTTGTCGAAGTGAGACGTTGATACTGGGATTGTCGCTGAGGAAGTTGAGGATGTATGTCGTGGCACCGTGCTTAAACAGGTCGGCATCTCGAACAGGGAGCGCGAGTTCGATCGACATTCCCCGATCCGAGTCGGGGGGGTCACCTGGGGCTTCTGTTGAACTGTGATTCTGCATACGGCATTGCAGCACACCAAACTATTTATACTTTATATTTAGTTGGTCGGGAGACTGAGCCCGGATACTACGACTCATGTTCGAGACAGCCCAGAGGTCAAGATAATAGCACCTCGCGCATCGGTCGTCCCTCGTACTTGACCATGAGGGAGCAGTCGGTTGGGCCGAGCATACCGAGACGCGAGACTGCGATGAGGTTAAGACCCGTTAACCTCATGTGCTCGCGGTTCGTTGCCGCACGTATGGCCGACGGCTCATCCGCATCGGCGTCGGGTGCCGACGATGGGGACGCCATCGACGCCCTCACGGCCGACCTCTTCGGCGAGCCCGCGCTCCTCGACCTCGATGCACATCTGGAGTTGTTCGAGGAGGTGGCCGCACGCCCCCGGTTCGGCGTGCTGTACGCCCTCCAGCAGGAAGAGCGACTGAGCGCGAAAGAACTCGGCGAGCGCCTCGGTCGGAGTGAAAACGGGCTGCACTATCACCTCGATCGGTTGGTCGACGCCGGGCTCGTGGCCAACCGTCGCGAATCGGTCCCCGACCGAGACGGGTTGTACTCGTATTACGAACTGACTGGGCTCGGTGCGGACCTCGTCGACGCAGTGACGGCGTTTATCGGTTCCGAGAAGACCGCACTCGAGGAGTACTGACACCCACGCACGGCGACCACGACTGCACACCTGGTCAATGACATCCAGCACTGATTCCTCGACCGAGGTCGGCGAGGAGGTCCGTCGACTCTACGAGCGGTAGGCGGCCGAGACCGACGAGGAACGTCGTGACATCGCCCTCGAAATGGGGACACTCGACGGTCGCCGTCACACCGATATCTGCACAGCGCTCGAAGACGAGTAACGCGGGGTAGATTTCTGCAGGAAGAATCGGAGACGTTTTTCGCCCAATGTCTTCGTAATCGGCAACGCTGCTTTCCGATAGGACACTGGCGCTACTCGGAGTGATAGTCTCCGTCGTCACTGGCCACTGTTCACTCAGGAGTTCCAATCTCGCTGGACACAATATTTCAGGCCACTCTATCTGCTAGGCACCCCCGCCTATGCCCCGTCAGACGGAGGTTTGGAGAGTAGTGAATATTCTTAACAGATGATTCGGACAGGAGTGGCTGATCTTAGACCTTCTGCTGATCGAGCGAGTTGTATCACAACTCGCTTACTCTGACCGCACAGCCCCCTGTTTCGACTCCAATCCGGGAGCACTCACCGCAAAGACTAGACGGGTTGCCCTGCAAACCCGTGTATGGTTCGCGTCGACGACTCGGGCGGTGTGACGAAGTGCTGGCCTAACCGTGACGAACTCGCCGGGCTTGACGCCGCCGCTGCTCGGGCCGACTGGAAACGAGAGATCGCAATCATGCTGATGGGCCGGTGTGGATTCCGCGCCGACGAGGTGAACTACCCCGGCGATGCTGAACTCCGGTGGTCGGAGAAAGGCGGGTGCTGGTTCGTCGAGATTCGAGGGAAGAACACCCGTGGGGGCGAGCCGAAGCTATGCGACGCCTGGATGCCCGAAGACGTCGAGGCGAATGTCCGCCGATTCTCACGCGAGCGGGGCCGCGGGACGGGAGAGTCATGGGTCGATGCCTCAAAGTCGAGTGTCCGCCGGTGGGTAAAAGAAGCCGCTGCGGAGGTGGCCGAGGACGCCGAGCAGTCCGAACGGTGGCTACAGGTGTCGAGCCACGATCTCCGGCGCTCGTGGGCGACATACCACCTAGTCGAGCGGCAGGTGGACGTGCGGACGATGATGTCCATTGGTGGGTGGAGCGACTACTCGACTATCGAACCGTACCTCGCAGAGCCGACAGAAGGGAGAATCGGCGAGGCGATGTCCCTCGCCTGACCGGGGCCGCTACACTACGTTCGAGGGCGTCGCGACTCGAACGTCAGCGTCGACCCGATTCTCGACGAACTCTTCGGCTACCGGAACGGTCGACGAAGGGACCACCAGGACGGCGGTGTAGTTCCGCTTGGAGGCGAACGCTTCGAGCTGCTCGCTGGCGTGGGTGTCCAGCGAGTCCCTCGTCTCTATCTCGATGGCCAGAAACCGAGGGAAGTCGCGGACCGTGATGTCGGGCCGGTACCTCTCGATTGTATCGGGCTGCCCGTTGCCGACCCCGGACTCATGGTCAACGTGGAGCGTTGCCTCCGGGGCTTCTCTCTCGATACTCTTTGCCGTCTTCCGGACGACGCGGTCGTGCTTTGAGGTAGTCAGATGGTCGTGGATCGAGACGGCACCAACGAGACCCACGAGGGCCGCGAGCGCTTTCCCGGAACTCATGCAGCACCACCTCGAATCGGAGTCCCGGCCGCTTTGTGGGTCAGCCGGTACCGGAGCGCGCCGTTCCGGAAGCCTATCTGGTCGTAGCCTTCCCCTTTCTCGACCTCGTCGGAGTCCTTGATCGCCCCGACGACCTTGTCGAGTTTATTCATCCGCTCGGCCTCCTCACCGGAGGCCATCGCATCCTCCAAGTTCTCTGGCGAGACGTCGAGGGCCTGCGACGCGACACCGCGTAGCGTCGACTCGTCCGCGCCCCCGTCTGCAAGCGGGGCTGCTTCTCGCTCGGCCTCGCGTGCGTGCAGGTCTTCGAGGAACCGTTCTCGCTCCTCGTCGACGTGTGCGCCAAGGTCCACGTCCTCACCCATGGGGTACTCGCCGGTCCGCTCTTTCAGGATGAAGGTAGACGGACCGGAGGGTTCGAGTTCCTCGACAACTCCCACCGCTTCGAGGTTGTCGAGGACCGTCTCGACCGTGTGGTCGAGTTCATCGCCGAGTTCCTCGTCCACTTCGGACCGTCGGACCGTCTCCTCGCTGGCCGCGGTCAACCCCTGTCGAGCGAACCATTCCGCCGTTCGGATTTGGTCCGCAACACTTGGTTGGCCGCTATTCACCGATCGTATCTGCTCTTGTATCGTGTCGAAACTCACGTGCTGACTATCGCAGCAGCTCGACTCGCCCAGTAGAGTAACGCTTAATCCACTCCAGCAAGAATCATGGGTTGCAATCGCCTTGCTGTCAGGGTGGACCGCTGCCGGGGAACCCATACTCGTGTGGGGGACCCGGAGCCTGCTCTAACAGGCTCGGTCCCCCTTGTTCAGTTCGTACCTGACTTATTAGCGGGTAGTAACACGTCCGGACTTAAAAATATCTAGGGTGCGTACCACCCCATTGTCTGGATTCAATCATGAGTCTGACTCAGGTCATATCGTAATACGATATGACGCCAAGATGCTAGTCCAGCCTACTCTAGAAGATATTGGGCTACACGAACTGTGTCACAATTCGGGTTTTCTATCCGAATTCTATCACACCGTTGAATCGGGTCTATTAATAGATACGTTACCGGGGTGAAAGTGGTTCGACAAGGGCACTAATTCCCAGACATAGCGTGGATTCCGAGTGGAAAAGAAGGGGGGTTGGGGTGATGATTTTCAGCCCTCGTGGGCGACGTACTCGGCAGAGTTGGCACTCTCAAAATAGCACTTCCTATTCAAGCAGTCATCCTTCCATCCACGACGGTTCGTGCGCCGTATCAAAGTGCCTCAGCATTCCCTCAGTCGGGGTTTCATCTGACGCTATCTCAACAATCGTACCGCAAATCATACACTCGTACGTTATTTTCTTATCTTCGGACGGGTCTGATGCTCCGCGTCAAGATCGCCTTCCAGATACCGCTCCCTGCCCTCGTAATCTCATACATCTGGTAGTCCCCCATCAACGGAGCCACCAATCCTGCTTGCGCTAGCATCCGACACCGTTCTCGAATCCGCCGCTCAATAGCGTCGAACCGCATTACGGAGGCCATCAGATTAGGACCTGACAGCGGCTCCTCCTCGACAAACTCTAGGATACGCTCGTCAAGCGTACACATCCAGCCCGCGGGCAATCGATCGCTCAATGTCTCGCGGCCCCCACTACGCACCTCATCCTCAGGGTGCTTACAGGGCCAGGGGATGGCCGAGGTAACCCTGTCTGTTCTGAGTCCTCCAAGGTTGCGACAGGATCACTGAGCGTCAAATCCGATTGAGCAGGTGGTTGGGATGGCTCGCCCCGCTCGCCGCTGCCGCCCTCCGCGTGCTCACGGCTCCTCCCGGTCGCCGTTCGCTATCGAGGCGCTCCCTGCAGTCGCGCCTCGCTTCGCTCGCGACCGACCATTCCGGGCATGCAGCGGCTCCCGATAGTCGCCGCTGTTCCGGGCTGAAGTGGATGTGCCCTCGCGCCAGCGGGTATCCGTCGGGGGTTCGCGTGGCTCACCCCCCACGCATACTCCGCTGGCCGCTCGCTCCGGGCGGGTCGGACGCGCGGGGCTGGTTGGTTCATCGTCCGACGGCGCTCTCGCTCGCGCCCCATGGGCGCTCGCGACGGCGCGAGCGAGAGCGCGCACGTGACTGGTCGTCTTCGTGTGAAAAGCCGCGATGTAGTAGCATCGCGGCGGTCGGGCGCTGTGTGAGCGCCGTCGGACAGACAGCAATGTCGAGTACTAACGGTACGAGTGAAGTAGTTTCGGTCGATGAACAGGGCTTCGAACAGACGAACGCAGGTGCGGTCGACGAGGAGGGCTTCGAAGTCGTCGAGGAGACCCCGGAGTTCCGGGCGAGCGTCGATCAGGAAGTGCAGGCGAAGGTGGACGCCAACCACCCCGACGGGCGGGTCGAAGACGGCCCGGATCACATGGTCGGGAAGACCCTCGCACAGGAAGAGCGCATCAAGGCGCGAGAGGCAGAGTTGGCGCACATCAGTCAACAGGCGACGCTGAGCGAGCAGGAGGGACGGGCGGAGCGAACGCGCGAGGTCGTGACCGAGCAATGTGGGCGGGAGGACGAAGCGGAGCCGGACGTGGCGCCCCAGGCGGTGCTGACAAAGGAGGAACTGGCCGAGGTGAATCGGCAGGCAGCCCGGATCAACGAGCGGGTCGATGGCGGCTGGTCGCGAGCAGTCGTCGCACAGGAACTGGCCAAGCGGGCCGTTGGTCGAGAGAACCTGACGGAGGCAGTGTTTGAGGTGCTGGACGAGCAGCGAGCAGTCCCAGGGACGGTCGTGCCGATCGCTGAAGTGCCAGACGTGCCGGTCGGCGAGGTGACCGTCGAGGGCGTCGTGACGGAACTCTGGGCGTCGTCGTCCCCCCGAATCCAGCAAGTGGGACTGATCGAAGACGAGAGCGGGCGAACGAAGTTCACCGTCTGGGAGCGCTCGAACCAGACCATCGTCCGTGAGGGCGAGACGATCAGGTTCCGGGCGGCAGCGAAAAACTGGTACCAAGGGCGGTGTTCGCTCGCGCTGACCGGCTGGTCGGCCATCGAGTTCCCCAAGCGCGGGCGGTGGTGGGACCAGTAGATGGGGCGTGGGCGGTTCTTTTTTGTTGGGTGCCGGACCGACCCGAACCCCGCCGCCCCACCCTCCGCTCCCGGCCTCCCTCCGGTCGGCCGGCAGCCACAACCGGAGTCACAGCTTTGGGAGTGGTGTGCCCAGAAACAGGACCGCTGTCGCGACGCAGTCTGTTTATTTGCCCCCTGGAAGGGCGGAGGACGGACGATGGATTTACAAACTCATCTCACCGAAGACTGTGAAGCAGACCCGTTCGCTTGAGTCCTGTTCAGCCTATACAGACTAGTCGTCCAGGTCTAGTCCTGCTGTAGGCTTCTCTTCGCCCGCGAACGTCTCCAGCAAGTACAGCACGCTGAACCCGAGGTTCTCATGGATCCAGTCCTGATTCGAGTAGATGTCCGTGAAGTCGCCGGTCACGAAGTGGCTGATACCGATTTCCTCCTTCAGGAACACGGCGTCACAGATCAACGCGATATCCGCGTTGTTCTTCATGTGGATTGGCCACTCCTTCAACCGCTTCTCGACGTCGGGATACTCGCGGTCCCGCATCGGTTCCAGATAGACACGGGCCTCGATCTGGTCCTTGTGCTTAATTGACCGCTCCATTAAGACGTCCTTCAGCTTCCGAGCAGCCTCCCGAGCTGTCCGCCGAGTGAGCTCGCCCTCCTTCTCGAAGTACCACTCAAAGTACTTCTGGAGCCGAGGCCGCACCTCCTTCTCCTCGGACTCCTTCATATCGAACCGCTCGACGTACTCGTCCATCACCGTCTCAATATCGAGCTCGTCGTCACTGTAGGTTTGCAGCATCTTCCCGAACTGCCTCAGCTTCAACCGGAGCTTCGCCCGTTTCTCCCCGTACAGGCCTTCGTCCCGGTCTAACCGGATGTCGGCGGAACGCCGACTGTTGTCCCCGGTACTGGAGCAGTA
This portion of the Halomarina litorea genome encodes:
- a CDS encoding DNA-binding protein; translation: MSSTNGTSEVVSVDEQGFEQTNAGAVDEEGFEVVEETPEFRASVDQEVQAKVDANHPDGRVEDGPDHMVGKTLAQEERIKAREAELAHISQQATLSEQEGRAERTREVVTEQCGREDEAEPDVAPQAVLTKEELAEVNRQAARINERVDGGWSRAVVAQELAKRAVGRENLTEAVFEVLDEQRAVPGTVVPIAEVPDVPVGEVTVEGVVTELWASSSPRIQQVGLIEDESGRTKFTVWERSNQTIVREGETIRFRAAAKNWYQGRCSLALTGWSAIEFPKRGRWWDQ
- a CDS encoding winged helix-turn-helix domain-containing protein → MREQSVGPSIPRRETAMRLRPVNLMCSRFVAARMADGSSASASGADDGDAIDALTADLFGEPALLDLDAHLELFEEVAARPRFGVLYALQQEERLSAKELGERLGRSENGLHYHLDRLVDAGLVANRRESVPDRDGLYSYYELTGLGADLVDAVTAFIGSEKTALEEY
- a CDS encoding tyrosine-type recombinase/integrase is translated as MVRVDDSGGVTKCWPNRDELAGLDAAAARADWKREIAIMLMGRCGFRADEVNYPGDAELRWSEKGGCWFVEIRGKNTRGGEPKLCDAWMPEDVEANVRRFSRERGRGTGESWVDASKSSVRRWVKEAAAEVAEDAEQSERWLQVSSHDLRRSWATYHLVERQVDVRTMMSIGGWSDYSTIEPYLAEPTEGRIGEAMSLA
- a CDS encoding nucleotidyltransferase domain-containing protein yields the protein MQNHSSTEAPGDPPDSDRGMSIELALPVRDADLFKHGATTYILNFLSDNPSINVSLRQLSKVVPLSERATREAVDVLEANELVETFHKGNARRVHINRERLDNPDDPIRSIPQTNFQTPVRVAYHYLEDELDDVLGIILFGSVARGEADRQSDIDLWVLVGGDHMQQRHHANKLAKRLERLQIPPTIAVVDAVNADFESGWADLKETLEADDQDWASAHRYSFEILVETPQSIINQLERVDTERLFGTGITLLSSETLDRVKQEVLDHE